In one Streptomyces sp. NBC_00597 genomic region, the following are encoded:
- the lysS gene encoding lysine--tRNA ligase produces the protein MAQSSTETDWVSRFADEVIAEAERRAPGKPVVVASGLSPSGPIHLGNLREVMTPHLVADEIRRRGFEVRHVISWDDYDRYRKVPKGIPGVTEESHAQHIGRPLTAVPAPEGSAYANWAEHFKAAMVEALAELGVEYDPISQTEQYLAGTYREQILHAMKHRGDIDAVLAQYRTKQKPGGKKPQQKPVDDAELEAAEGSGAANEDDGSADGSEYFPYKPYCGACNKDFTKVVSYNDETTQLDYVCTECEFGETVKLSEFNRGKLVWKVDWPMRWAYEGVIFEPSGVDHSSPGSSFQVGGQIVHLFGAEQPIGPMYAFVGISGMAKMSSSKGGVPTPADALKIMEPQLLRWLYARRKPNQSFKIAFDQEIQRLYDEWDKLEAKVADGSVLPADAAAHTRAVRVASHELPRTPRPLPYRTLASVVDITAGHDEQTLRILTDLDPSQPLTSLDEVRPRLDRAENWITTQVPADQRTLVREEPDTELLSSLDDEGRESLRLLVDGLDSHWSLDGLTTLVYGVPKVMAGLEPDAKPTPELKVAQRTFFALLYRLLVTRETGPRLPTLLLAVGADRVRKLLAA, from the coding sequence GTGGCTCAGAGCAGCACCGAGACCGACTGGGTCTCCCGTTTCGCGGACGAGGTCATCGCCGAGGCGGAGCGCCGAGCACCCGGCAAACCTGTCGTCGTCGCGTCCGGACTCTCCCCCTCCGGCCCGATCCACCTCGGCAACCTCCGCGAGGTCATGACCCCGCACCTGGTCGCCGACGAGATCCGCCGCCGCGGCTTCGAGGTCCGGCACGTGATCTCCTGGGACGACTACGACCGGTACCGGAAGGTGCCCAAGGGCATCCCCGGCGTCACCGAGGAGTCCCACGCCCAGCACATCGGCCGCCCGCTGACCGCCGTGCCCGCCCCCGAGGGTTCCGCGTACGCGAACTGGGCCGAGCACTTCAAGGCCGCCATGGTCGAGGCGCTGGCCGAGCTGGGCGTCGAGTACGACCCGATCAGCCAGACCGAGCAGTACCTGGCCGGCACCTACCGCGAGCAGATCCTGCACGCGATGAAGCACCGCGGCGACATCGACGCCGTCCTGGCCCAGTACCGCACGAAGCAGAAGCCGGGCGGCAAGAAGCCCCAGCAGAAGCCGGTCGACGACGCCGAGCTGGAGGCCGCCGAGGGCTCCGGCGCGGCGAACGAGGACGACGGCAGCGCCGACGGCTCGGAGTACTTCCCGTACAAGCCGTACTGCGGGGCGTGCAACAAGGACTTCACCAAGGTCGTCTCCTACAACGACGAGACCACGCAGCTGGACTACGTCTGCACCGAGTGCGAATTCGGCGAGACCGTCAAGCTGTCGGAGTTCAACCGCGGCAAGCTGGTCTGGAAGGTCGACTGGCCGATGCGCTGGGCGTACGAGGGCGTGATCTTCGAGCCCTCCGGCGTCGACCACTCCTCGCCGGGCTCGTCCTTCCAGGTCGGCGGGCAGATCGTGCACCTCTTCGGTGCCGAGCAGCCGATCGGACCGATGTACGCGTTCGTCGGCATCAGCGGCATGGCCAAGATGTCCTCGTCGAAGGGCGGGGTCCCGACCCCGGCCGACGCGCTGAAGATCATGGAGCCGCAGCTGCTGCGCTGGCTGTACGCCCGCCGCAAGCCCAACCAGTCCTTCAAGATCGCCTTCGACCAGGAGATCCAGCGCCTCTACGACGAGTGGGACAAGCTGGAGGCGAAGGTCGCCGACGGCTCCGTGCTCCCCGCCGACGCCGCCGCGCACACCCGCGCCGTACGCGTCGCCTCGCACGAGCTGCCGCGCACCCCGCGCCCGCTGCCGTACCGGACGCTCGCCTCCGTCGTCGACATCACCGCCGGCCACGACGAGCAGACCCTGCGCATCCTGACCGACCTGGACCCGTCGCAGCCGCTGACCTCCCTCGACGAGGTACGGCCGCGCCTGGACCGCGCCGAGAACTGGATCACCACCCAGGTCCCGGCCGACCAGCGGACCCTCGTGCGCGAGGAGCCCGACACCGAGCTCCTGTCCTCCCTGGACGACGAGGGCCGCGAGTCGCTGCGCCTGCTCGTCGACGGCCTCGACTCGCACTGGTCGCTCGACGGGCTCACCACGCTCGTCTACGGCGTCCCGAAGGTCATGGCCGGCCTGGAGCCCGACGCCAAGCCCACGCCCGAGCTCAAGGTCGCCCAGCGCACCTTCTTCGCGCTGCTGTACCGCCTGCTCGTGACCCGGGAGACCGGGCCGCGCCTGCCCACGCTGCTCCTGGCGGTCGGGGCGGACCGGGTCCGCAAGCTGCTCGCGGCCTGA